From a region of the Leptospira kmetyi serovar Malaysia str. Bejo-Iso9 genome:
- a CDS encoding class I SAM-dependent methyltransferase: protein MNRTCYLCSSTQNSTVFVENGIDIVRCASCGHVFSTYEQEEHYEGYWDDDSSYDLGWWDNAHREIYQDFIQEFLTAPSGKILDVGCGLGFFVKRIGDQKPGWEAIGYEISEKAVKFARDKNGLKNVFPGIVQNSGIAKESLDIITLWDVIEHIPKPHSLLEYLHSLLKPGGILFLQTPNFPIQLFKANLKVALKGMKPDGHYLEAKDHINDYTEKTMKLLAKQTGFKDCKFTILKPIASVSGSGGGGLGSLFKKVYYYATKFLWLFTFKNLNLNNTLFAVLKK, encoded by the coding sequence TTGAACCGAACCTGTTATCTTTGCTCAAGCACACAAAATTCCACAGTTTTTGTGGAGAATGGAATCGACATCGTCCGTTGCGCTTCTTGTGGTCACGTTTTTTCGACTTACGAACAAGAAGAACACTACGAAGGATATTGGGACGACGATTCTTCTTACGATCTCGGATGGTGGGACAACGCGCACCGGGAAATCTATCAGGACTTCATTCAAGAATTCTTAACCGCTCCTTCGGGAAAAATTTTAGACGTGGGTTGCGGGCTCGGCTTTTTTGTAAAACGAATCGGAGATCAAAAACCAGGCTGGGAAGCGATCGGTTACGAAATTTCCGAAAAAGCGGTGAAGTTTGCCAGGGACAAAAACGGATTGAAAAACGTTTTTCCCGGAATCGTTCAAAACTCAGGAATCGCAAAAGAATCTTTGGACATCATCACTCTTTGGGACGTGATCGAACATATTCCGAAGCCGCATAGTTTATTAGAATATTTGCATTCTCTTTTAAAACCGGGGGGAATTCTTTTTTTACAAACTCCGAACTTCCCGATCCAACTTTTCAAGGCGAATTTGAAAGTCGCATTAAAAGGGATGAAACCCGACGGTCATTATCTCGAAGCTAAGGATCATATCAACGACTACACCGAAAAAACGATGAAGCTGCTCGCGAAACAAACCGGCTTTAAGGATTGTAAGTTTACGATTCTCAAACCGATCGCATCAGTTTCCGGAAGCGGGGGTGGAGGACTCGGTTCTCTATTTAAAAAAGTTTATTATTATGCGACAAAATTTCTTTGGTTATTCACATTCAAAAACTTGAATTTGAATAACACGTTATTCGCCGTTTTAAAGAAATAG
- a CDS encoding HAD family hydrolase — MALFLDFDNTFLDSIVIYETTIERLFKNAKEYGFSSGKEFSQFYEAARKEAKSELRDSPSNRLRLIYFKKICLAKWNTLNPKWILKLENDYFKYFQEGIRLRKKKNETEYKEVFSILKTISEKQKLLFCTNENLRTQLIKLNLLFPKTFPYAILSSEEVGKEKPSEEFLNAANKLVNGEKVLSMIGDSLKDDVEGFLRYGIPAVHVTSVFSKKPKAAEEKKIVLEIQSVRKENSYLETDDLRTALKLFL; from the coding sequence ATGGCTCTTTTTTTGGACTTCGACAACACTTTCTTGGATTCTATCGTAATTTATGAAACAACGATCGAACGGCTTTTTAAAAATGCGAAAGAATACGGATTTTCATCCGGTAAAGAATTTTCGCAATTCTACGAAGCCGCAAGAAAAGAAGCGAAGTCCGAGTTGCGGGATTCTCCATCGAATCGACTTCGTTTGATCTATTTCAAAAAAATCTGTTTGGCGAAATGGAACACGTTGAATCCGAAATGGATTTTAAAACTGGAAAATGATTACTTTAAATATTTCCAAGAAGGAATCCGACTTCGTAAAAAGAAAAACGAAACGGAATATAAGGAAGTTTTTTCGATTCTGAAAACGATTTCGGAAAAACAGAAACTTCTTTTTTGTACGAACGAGAATTTGAGAACACAGTTGATAAAACTGAATCTTCTTTTTCCGAAAACGTTTCCGTATGCGATCTTAAGTTCTGAGGAAGTCGGAAAGGAAAAACCTTCCGAAGAATTTTTGAACGCCGCGAACAAACTCGTAAACGGGGAAAAAGTTTTGTCGATGATCGGCGATTCCTTAAAGGACGACGTGGAAGGTTTTCTTCGCTACGGAATCCCCGCGGTTCACGTAACTTCCGTCTTTTCCAAAAAGCCCAAGGCGGCGGAAGAAAAGAAAATCGTTCTGGAAATCCAATCTGTTAGGAAAGAAAATTCTTACCTGGAAACGGACGATCTTAGAACCGCTTTGAAACTATTTCTTTAA
- a CDS encoding WbuC family cupin fold metalloprotein — translation MSTVNPDSNSRPHKQLLTDSLFSEVLEKANASPRKRANHNFHELTEVYQRFLNVLTKDTYIQAHRHKSPPKPETFLVLKGSLGFILFHEDGTVQETHRLSSEGPVYGIDIAPGVYHTLICLSENAICFEGKSGPYEPTTDKDFASWAPAEADSNRNEYLETLRKLF, via the coding sequence TTGAGTACTGTGAATCCAGACTCGAACTCCAGACCGCATAAACAATTACTCACAGATTCTCTTTTTTCCGAGGTATTGGAAAAAGCCAATGCCTCGCCCCGCAAAAGGGCCAATCACAACTTTCACGAACTCACAGAAGTATACCAAAGATTTTTAAACGTTCTTACCAAAGACACGTACATCCAAGCGCACAGGCACAAATCTCCTCCAAAACCGGAAACCTTTCTCGTTCTGAAAGGAAGTTTAGGTTTTATTCTTTTTCACGAAGACGGAACCGTGCAGGAAACGCATCGACTCAGCTCCGAAGGCCCAGTATACGGGATCGACATCGCACCCGGAGTATACCATACTCTTATATGTCTTTCCGAAAATGCGATTTGTTTCGAAGGAAAATCGGGACCTTACGAACCGACAACGGACAAGGATTTCGCTTCTTGGGCTCCCGCCGAAGCGGATTCGAACCGAAACGAATACTTGGAAACGCTCCGAAAACTTTTTTAA
- a CDS encoding VOC family protein translates to MIIVEGIDYFLIPAENPEASAKFYSDIFDFESVDEKSGEYVVMGLDSINIKLQKISGFKNSLGESKIPVLSFVLDVDDFTEAIAELEENKISIVRGPETNSGGEFLHFLDPAGNVLEISYKD, encoded by the coding sequence ATGATTATCGTTGAAGGAATCGACTATTTCTTAATACCTGCGGAGAACCCGGAAGCCTCTGCGAAGTTTTATTCTGATATATTCGATTTTGAATCCGTGGACGAAAAATCAGGCGAGTATGTCGTAATGGGACTCGACTCGATCAACATCAAACTTCAGAAAATTTCCGGTTTCAAAAACTCTTTAGGGGAAAGCAAAATTCCCGTTCTTAGTTTCGTTCTCGATGTGGACGATTTTACCGAAGCGATCGCGGAATTGGAAGAAAACAAAATCTCCATCGTTCGCGGACCCGAGACAAACAGCGGCGGAGAGTTCTTACATTTCTTAGATCCCGCAGGAAACGTTTTAGAGATCAGCTACAAAGACTGA
- a CDS encoding enoyl-CoA hydratase/isomerase family protein has translation MNESSTVLYSTEQQIAVLLLNRPEKRNAISKELLSTLHESIVKAKKETSVRALVLGGIGPSFCAGADLKERTTMSPTEVKRFLDDLKNCFLELENFPYPTVAALDGDAFGGGLELALCCDFILLKNDVRIGLTETRLGIIPGGGGTQRLPRRIGVPKAKEMIFTGKTIDAETALSYGLANSIWHDSSLPAAKMLAEEIASHSAPIALQLAKKAIAEGYGQDILTALKTESKYYNETLKTEDRLEALKAFQEKRKPIFKGR, from the coding sequence ATGAACGAATCCTCCACAGTCCTTTATTCCACCGAACAGCAAATCGCGGTTTTACTTTTAAACAGACCCGAAAAAAGAAACGCAATCAGTAAAGAACTTCTTTCCACGCTTCACGAATCGATCGTAAAGGCGAAAAAAGAAACCTCCGTTCGCGCTTTGGTTCTCGGAGGAATCGGACCTTCTTTTTGCGCAGGCGCGGATCTCAAAGAAAGAACGACCATGTCTCCGACGGAAGTGAAACGCTTTTTGGACGATCTCAAAAACTGTTTTTTGGAACTGGAGAATTTTCCATATCCAACCGTGGCTGCTTTGGACGGAGACGCGTTCGGAGGCGGATTGGAACTCGCGCTTTGTTGCGATTTTATTCTCCTTAAAAACGACGTAAGAATCGGACTTACGGAAACACGCTTGGGAATTATTCCCGGTGGAGGAGGAACACAAAGGCTTCCTCGAAGAATCGGAGTTCCGAAAGCGAAAGAAATGATTTTTACTGGAAAGACCATCGACGCAGAAACCGCATTGAGTTACGGACTCGCAAATTCCATCTGGCACGATTCTTCCTTACCCGCAGCGAAAATGTTGGCCGAAGAAATCGCGTCGCACTCGGCGCCTATCGCTCTTCAGCTTGCAAAGAAAGCAATCGCGGAAGGTTATGGTCAGGATATACTCACGGCTCTCAAAACTGAGAGTAAATACTATAACGAAACCTTAAAAACGGAAGATCGGTTGGAAGCTTTGAAAGCGTTTCAAGAAAAACGAAAGCCGATTTTTAAAGGAAGATAA
- a CDS encoding slr1658 superfamily regulator — protein MSYPVKYGHYNLIPDSLPSESEFSLKLRPMDLRVQWKRCSLTADYVSNYCSFQEKSDPDSANTISIVLNELIENAAKFSKDRKGEILLDLKYYSEILKIEIKNSTDEVSKNKLENSIAALVNRNSDEIYIQKLKDDGGEPNSGIGLLLLSKDFPVRLGFLINEISYGTYEVIVRAYLDLNEVERTKLKALKAKPIRDLS, from the coding sequence ATGAGTTATCCTGTCAAATACGGTCATTACAACCTGATACCTGATTCTCTTCCGTCAGAAAGCGAATTCTCGTTAAAACTTAGACCGATGGATCTTCGCGTACAATGGAAACGTTGTTCTCTTACGGCGGATTACGTTTCCAACTATTGTTCGTTTCAGGAAAAGTCGGATCCGGATTCCGCGAACACGATCTCTATCGTGTTAAACGAACTGATAGAAAACGCCGCAAAATTTTCCAAGGACAGAAAGGGAGAAATTCTTTTAGATCTGAAATACTATTCCGAAATTCTAAAGATCGAAATTAAGAATTCAACGGACGAAGTTTCCAAGAATAAATTGGAGAATTCGATCGCGGCTCTCGTTAACCGCAACTCCGACGAAATCTATATTCAAAAATTAAAAGACGACGGAGGAGAACCGAATTCCGGAATCGGTTTACTTCTTCTTTCCAAAGATTTTCCGGTTCGCTTGGGATTTTTGATCAACGAAATTTCTTACGGAACCTACGAAGTGATCGTAAGAGCGTATCTGGATTTGAACGAAGTAGAAAGAACCAAACTCAAAGCCTTAAAGGCGAAACCTATTCGAGACTTGTCTTAA
- a CDS encoding FAD-dependent oxidoreductase, with protein sequence MNENQESISRRSFLAIMGLCFSALAGGIWFLKFRQKISGKILGPNHELGHRIRKNLESDPGANVQLPVSEKVNTLILGAGVSGLSAGYYLHKSGFEEFEIIELENDSGGNSRSGKNSIGSYPLGAHYLPQPGEEAILVRKFLEENRIIVGKDRNGKPIYNEKYLCFDPEERIFYQGRWNEGLYPTGTPESPSANEEENFKKLIRSWRSKIGRDGRKAFSIPIDLSSKDSEILKLDKITFFEYIKEQGFQTKELFWFLDYSVRDDFGGSMDTISAWIGLHYFCSRPVDENGEDLTLLTWPEGNGFLIEKLRAPIRSKIRTETLVEKVKRSDSKHARFEVKIYDAKLKEQKIILCDSIVYALPSFTRKYVLDEKSEIINGLVYSPWITAILSVDKVPAGKGMPPCWDNVIYQSPSLGYIVSTHQDLRASREESVLTYYRAFGEKDTVNVRKRMMRTSWSDWKESILSDLKKAHPDIEKRVQSLDVMTYAHAMIRPVPNLIWGGQREKLSLSLPNLHFAHSDLSGISIFEEALVRGHNAANKILGEQKI encoded by the coding sequence ATGAACGAAAACCAAGAATCAATTTCTCGCAGATCCTTTCTTGCAATCATGGGACTTTGTTTCTCCGCGCTTGCCGGCGGAATTTGGTTTTTAAAATTTAGGCAAAAAATTTCCGGAAAAATTCTCGGACCCAATCACGAGCTCGGTCATAGAATTCGAAAAAACTTAGAATCCGATCCGGGCGCAAACGTTCAACTTCCCGTTTCCGAAAAGGTAAACACATTGATTCTCGGCGCCGGAGTTTCCGGATTGAGCGCGGGTTATTATCTTCATAAATCGGGTTTTGAAGAATTCGAAATCATAGAACTCGAAAACGATTCCGGCGGCAATTCGAGATCGGGCAAAAATTCGATCGGTTCTTATCCTTTAGGCGCGCACTACTTGCCTCAGCCCGGAGAAGAAGCGATTCTCGTTCGTAAGTTTCTGGAAGAGAATCGAATCATCGTAGGAAAGGATCGAAACGGAAAACCGATCTACAACGAAAAGTATCTTTGTTTCGATCCCGAGGAGAGGATTTTTTATCAAGGACGTTGGAACGAAGGTTTATACCCGACCGGAACTCCGGAATCTCCTTCCGCAAACGAAGAGGAAAACTTTAAAAAATTAATCCGAAGTTGGAGATCCAAAATCGGAAGAGACGGCAGAAAAGCTTTCTCGATTCCGATCGATCTCTCTTCGAAAGATTCCGAAATATTAAAACTTGATAAAATTACTTTTTTTGAATATATCAAAGAACAGGGATTTCAAACCAAGGAACTATTCTGGTTTTTGGATTATTCCGTCCGGGACGATTTCGGCGGATCGATGGATACGATCTCCGCTTGGATCGGATTGCATTATTTTTGTTCCCGTCCCGTAGATGAAAACGGAGAAGACCTCACTCTTCTTACTTGGCCGGAAGGAAACGGTTTTTTAATCGAAAAGTTGAGAGCGCCGATTCGATCGAAAATCAGAACCGAAACACTCGTTGAAAAAGTAAAACGATCCGATTCGAAACACGCGCGGTTCGAAGTGAAAATCTATGACGCAAAACTCAAAGAACAAAAAATCATTCTTTGCGATTCCATCGTTTACGCGCTGCCGTCCTTTACGCGAAAATACGTTCTCGATGAAAAGTCAGAAATCATAAACGGATTGGTTTATTCTCCGTGGATAACGGCGATCCTTTCCGTGGATAAGGTTCCCGCCGGAAAAGGAATGCCTCCGTGTTGGGATAACGTGATTTATCAAAGTCCTTCGCTCGGTTATATCGTTTCCACACATCAGGACTTGCGCGCGAGCAGGGAAGAATCCGTTCTCACCTATTACCGAGCCTTCGGGGAAAAAGATACGGTGAACGTTCGCAAAAGGATGATGCGAACTTCTTGGTCCGATTGGAAAGAATCGATTTTATCCGATCTGAAAAAAGCGCATCCGGATATCGAAAAAAGGGTACAATCCTTGGATGTGATGACTTATGCGCACGCGATGATTCGTCCCGTTCCCAATTTGATCTGGGGAGGACAAAGAGAAAAACTTTCTCTTTCGCTTCCCAATCTTCACTTTGCACATTCCGATCTCAGCGGAATTTCGATCTTTGAAGAAGCGTTGGTGCGCGGTCACAACGCGGCCAACAAAATTCTCGGAGAACAAAAAATATGA
- the dapF gene encoding diaminopimelate epimerase: MAALKFTKMEGIGNDYVYIDSTKTDIRLTPEQIQKISDRNFGIGSDGVIFIRNSNQGDFMMDMYNSDGSSSEMCGNGIRCVAKYIYDHGLTNSKNPKIETGAGILEVDLKIGSGNKVDLVSVDMGKPILIPSKVPVIWKNEDTIIDQVLEVAGKNLKFTAVSMGNPHCVIFVDDSDQFPVREIGPLIEHHSIFPKRVNVEFVTVRGKDHLYQRTWERGAGETLACGTGACAVMVAGNLTGRSGKDIQIDLRGGTLRIQWQESGNVLMTGPAREIFSGEIEV; encoded by the coding sequence GTGGCCGCGCTTAAATTTACAAAAATGGAAGGAATCGGTAACGATTACGTTTATATCGATTCGACCAAGACGGACATTCGTCTAACGCCGGAACAGATTCAAAAAATATCCGATCGTAATTTCGGAATCGGAAGCGACGGCGTTATCTTTATCCGCAATTCTAATCAAGGCGATTTTATGATGGATATGTACAACTCGGACGGAAGTTCCTCCGAGATGTGCGGGAACGGAATCCGTTGTGTCGCTAAATATATCTACGATCACGGTTTAACGAATTCTAAAAATCCGAAGATCGAAACCGGCGCGGGCATTTTGGAAGTGGATTTGAAGATCGGTTCCGGCAATAAGGTCGATCTCGTAAGCGTCGATATGGGAAAACCGATTTTGATTCCTTCGAAAGTTCCGGTGATTTGGAAAAACGAAGATACGATCATCGATCAAGTTCTCGAAGTCGCGGGTAAGAATTTAAAGTTCACCGCGGTCAGCATGGGAAATCCGCACTGCGTGATTTTTGTCGATGATAGCGATCAATTTCCCGTAAGAGAAATCGGACCTTTGATCGAACATCATTCTATCTTTCCGAAACGAGTGAACGTTGAATTCGTTACCGTTCGTGGAAAAGATCATCTCTATCAAAGAACCTGGGAAAGAGGAGCGGGTGAAACTCTTGCTTGCGGAACAGGAGCTTGTGCCGTGATGGTTGCGGGAAATCTGACGGGAAGGTCCGGAAAGGACATTCAGATCGATCTGCGCGGAGGAACTCTCAGAATTCAATGGCAGGAATCCGGAAACGTTCTGATGACCGGTCCGGCTCGGGAGATTTTTTCGGGAGAGATCGAGGTATAA
- a CDS encoding slr1659 superfamily regulator, which yields MEISKEDYSVETEKNRGKIRISGTLRLLNVEEYDPIISLIENMLDDSGRGKAVIDIKNLDFLNSAGIASLSRFVAAYDKKNINNVEIKGNKDRYWQIKFLENLKKLRAEIKTSLE from the coding sequence ATGGAAATCTCAAAAGAAGATTATTCCGTCGAAACGGAAAAGAATCGAGGAAAAATTAGAATCTCCGGAACTCTGCGTCTTTTGAACGTGGAAGAATACGACCCGATCATCTCTCTGATAGAAAACATGCTCGACGATTCCGGAAGAGGCAAAGCAGTCATTGATATAAAGAATTTGGATTTTTTAAACAGCGCGGGCATCGCGAGTCTTTCCAGATTCGTAGCCGCTTACGATAAAAAGAACATCAACAACGTGGAGATCAAAGGGAACAAGGATCGTTATTGGCAGATCAAGTTTTTGGAAAATCTGAAAAAGCTCAGGGCGGAAATTAAGACAAGTCTCGAATAG
- a CDS encoding LIC10067 family putative lipoprotein produces MLHKSNPIFLTFLLLSIFFQCKESSSNNDLFTGLGLGSPVVTSIDPPAGSPPQTNGVSYTGTQITIKGRNFTPNTTDTVVKFNDLVATVFSVTTTEIITTVPAGANAGFLTVSKADGFCDTVYGTDGYNCSARRFYVDCYKAYNNIYGDETAINYPDSQTVKFTEDYSTKAFRSNLRETGGTILTFECDNLIAVTYFSTKCVAANQGTVAAPVYNPTINFTDNYAVQYFITTAKGSCKIGFQ; encoded by the coding sequence ATGCTACATAAATCGAATCCAATTTTTTTGACATTCTTACTTTTATCCATTTTCTTTCAGTGTAAGGAAAGCAGTTCGAATAACGATTTATTTACGGGACTCGGTTTGGGCAGTCCCGTAGTGACATCGATCGATCCTCCCGCCGGTTCTCCCCCGCAAACAAACGGAGTCTCTTATACCGGAACCCAGATTACGATCAAGGGAAGAAATTTTACTCCGAACACAACGGATACCGTCGTAAAATTCAACGATCTCGTTGCGACGGTTTTTTCGGTGACTACGACCGAAATCATTACCACGGTACCGGCCGGGGCAAACGCGGGTTTTTTGACCGTGTCCAAGGCGGACGGATTTTGCGATACGGTTTACGGAACCGACGGCTACAACTGTTCCGCGAGAAGGTTTTACGTAGATTGTTATAAGGCTTACAACAATATCTACGGCGATGAAACCGCGATCAATTACCCGGATTCGCAAACGGTTAAATTTACGGAGGATTATTCCACGAAGGCGTTTCGTTCCAATCTGAGGGAGACCGGAGGTACCATTCTAACTTTTGAATGTGATAACCTGATCGCCGTTACGTATTTCTCCACGAAATGTGTCGCGGCAAACCAAGGAACCGTAGCGGCTCCGGTTTACAATCCTACGATCAACTTTACCGATAACTACGCGGTTCAGTATTTTATCACCACGGCCAAGGGAAGTTGTAAGATCGGCTTTCAATGA
- a CDS encoding lysophospholipid acyltransferase family protein: protein MEKEAQTYLRLKQFVAPFLGFAVNINAYGTEHITQEGKLILVSNHRSDMDPFILSYTFPRYISWIAADYTFRIPIFKDLAKLAGGIPMAIDGKISMASIKMVQQVFKREGVLGIFPEGHDYMVKNDFAAPMVKFHEGFAAFSIRNKVDILPSVIVPIEESYSDIPIPSLVRSFMGMPKEVCDIKRRSIYKKVRVLYGPKIDHRPYLEGKLEDNLKKLSDEVRARMENLQKTEVA, encoded by the coding sequence ATGGAAAAGGAAGCTCAAACATATCTCAGACTGAAACAGTTTGTGGCTCCTTTCTTGGGTTTTGCCGTTAACATCAACGCTTATGGAACGGAACACATCACCCAGGAAGGTAAGCTAATCCTTGTCAGCAATCATAGATCCGATATGGATCCGTTTATTCTTTCCTATACTTTCCCAAGATATATTTCCTGGATCGCGGCGGATTACACGTTTCGAATTCCAATTTTCAAAGACTTAGCCAAGTTAGCCGGAGGAATTCCGATGGCGATCGACGGAAAAATTTCCATGGCAAGCATCAAGATGGTGCAACAGGTTTTTAAGAGGGAAGGAGTTCTCGGAATTTTTCCCGAAGGCCACGATTACATGGTCAAAAACGATTTCGCCGCTCCGATGGTTAAATTTCACGAAGGGTTTGCCGCGTTTTCGATTCGAAACAAAGTCGATATTCTCCCTTCGGTGATCGTTCCGATCGAAGAAAGTTATTCCGATATTCCGATTCCTTCTTTGGTTCGTTCTTTTATGGGAATGCCTAAGGAAGTCTGCGACATCAAACGCAGATCGATTTATAAAAAAGTCCGCGTTCTTTACGGACCGAAGATCGATCACAGACCGTATTTAGAAGGAAAACTCGAAGACAACCTCAAGAAACTTTCGGACGAGGTTCGAGCGAGAATGGAGAATCTTCAAAAAACCGAAGTCGCCTGA